In Leishmania donovani BPK282A1 complete genome, chromosome 28, one DNA window encodes the following:
- a CDS encoding origin recognition complex subunit 1 (ORC1), putative, translating into MKRSRRATQQEDVMRALKEGVQALSVSSTLSRKDLVCRGDHARAIQEFLEDEKHHTMQIFGMPGTGKTATVNFALAQVASRRGAQPTAVFLNGFVVQKSSDIYYTLHHHLTKARLGAVEPCPLAQCAPRIEKRFRHGWGGKPPALCVIVVDEVDKILEKHSKALFKVVDWLTLPYAKCKLITISNSMELQLDAKTKSRLGVVNQLVFSSYGTQELREILLHRVGAIEPKLFADQAVNQLCTQTASHYGDVRRLLQSASAAICGVLMRMQDDAFDVSSADGIITLREIHGIVRHIFHDRFVEFITTMRMPVLFITVAVLGKETEELIKKREVDCRLPLERLLAITQQAQRKCMNVLRPINRVAFVEEIELLRQVSLIEVCIGEDRIPIRCADELLDAKEEVFVFLLQPYQMVVDSCRLHDAFGATYGAVLHL; encoded by the coding sequence ATGAAGCGGAGCCGGCGAGCGACGCAGCAGGAGGATGTGATGCGGGCGCTCAAGGAaggcgtgcaggcgctgaGTGTCTCGAGCACGCTCTCCAGAAAGGACCTTGTTTGCAGAGGAGACCACGCACGTGCAATACAGGAATTCCTTGAAGATGAGAAACATCACACGATGCAGATATTTGGAATGCCTGGTACAGGCAAGACAGCCACCGTAAACTTTGCACTGGCGCAAGTGGCGTCGCGACGGGGTGCGCAACCGACAGCCGTCTTTCTTAACGGCTTTGTCGTTCAAAAGAGCTCTGATATCTACTATACCCTCCATCATCACTTAACGAAGGCGAGACTCGGTGCGGTGGAGCCATGCCCGTTAGCGCAATGCGCTCCGCGCATTGAGAAGCGCTTCCGGCACGGGTGGGGCGGCAAGCCTCCTGCTCTGTGCGTAATTGTAGTCGATGAGGTGGATAAAATTTTGGAAAAACATTCCAAGGCACTTTTCAAAGTAGTCGATTGGCTTACTCTCCCGTACGCGAAGTGCAAGCTGATCACCATCTCCAACAGCATGGAACTGCAACTTGATGCGAAAACGAAGAGCCGTCTCGGTGTGGTAAATCAGCTCGTGTTCTCGTCGTATGGGACTCAGGAACTGCGTGAGATTCTTTTGCATCGTGTCGGCGCTATAGAACCGAAACTCTTTGCGGATCAGGCGGTCAATCAGCTCTGCACGCAAACGGCGTCGCACTACGGTGATGTGCGGCGACTCTTGCAGTCTGCATCTGCCGCCATTTGTGGTGTCTTAATGCGGATGCAGGATGACGCTTTCGATGTCTCTTCTGCTGATGGCATTATCACGCTGCGCGAGATCCACGGTATTGTGCGGCATATTTTCCACGACAGATTTGTCGAGTTTATCACGACCATGCGAATGCCTGTCCTGTTCATCACTGTGGCTGTCCTCGGCAAAGAGACAGAGGAGCTCATcaagaagagggaggtggaCTGTCGCCTACCGCTGGAGCGTCTCTTGGCAATCACGCAGCAGGCCCAGCGGAAATGTATGAATGTCTTGCGGCCGATTAACCGGGTCGCTTTCGTGGAGGAAATCGAGCTGCTTCGCCAAGTCTCGCTGATAGAGGTATGCATCGGCGAAGATCGCATTCCCATACGCTGTGCTGATGAGCTGCTTGACGCCAAGGAGGAggttttcgtttttcttcttcaGCCATATCAAATGGTAGTGGACTCCTGTCGCCTGCACGACGCATTTGGCGCCACGTacggggcggtgctgcacttGTGA
- a CDS encoding adenylate cyclase-like protein, with translation MDCWNTRRDSKEFQHEVVETDSLQANCGAPNEQAFHDTLVSAAHQLRARQRDTNVSISKAEMEGLVVLTRELENLKQMMKRSEFTVEGTWRILEDEGMVERFGQQLYDELLTRNPRLRVYFHGVDIKEQSKSLLRMVGTAVHFYQKPQLTVDMFTKAGARHRGYGVNAEVFVEMSNAFMRVFSKFVGTDVFQAAEEEWRKFWKYVLDLLVHGSESPEGERYGKVYEEKMLKKIQSDFKLIMERQNRCDLRGQFVSVMYSKAIEMHEELSKFEALKDLRASARVLQSYIDVINNIHDKKLLDEYMRELGGRHTAYNVTVENLHAFTEPFLFTCRHFLEDEWNIAVESRFLWLFEYMIDGISAGMVSDINSIVNLRAPSNSVSFGLIFTDIEASTRLWSKDSQSMSLAVKSHHAMIRRLIADYGAYEVKTVGDSFIIATKDVLVAVKLSLSIQLELMRMAPIAPGFAMVDSSEGHGDPQAWDDRTLRVRIGVEHCTDATATYDTIHRRYDYYGASVNRCARIESAACGGQILLSRESFEHLKSIPEFHDEPCPYLFRSVEIATPPPKEDSRGLDHFVVVSDVGLASFKGIAEPVHLVSLVPRCLAGRQFTEKFTKVAE, from the coding sequence ATGGACTGTTGGAACACGCGAAGGGACTCTAAGGAGTTCCAACATGAAGTAGTCGAGACGGACAGCCTACAGGCCAACTGCGGAGCGCCGAATGAGCAGGCTTTTCACGATACGCTTGTGAGTGCCGCCCACCAGTTGCGGGCCCGCCAGCGCGATACGAATGTGAGCATCTCgaaggcggagatggagggcCTGGTAGTTCTCACGCGCGAGCTGGAGAACCTCAAGCAGATGATGAAGCGTTCGGAGTTCACGGTGGAGGGAACGTGGAGGATCTTAGAGGATGAGGGAATGGTGGAGCGCTTTGGCCAGCAGTTGTACGATGAGCTGCTCACCCGAAATCCGCGTCTGCGCGTCTACTTTCACGGCGTCGACATCAAAGAGCAGTCCAAGTCCTTGCTGCGCATGGTCGGTACAGCGGTGCACTTCTACCAGAAGCCGCAGTTGACAGTGGACATGTTCACCAAGGCTGGCGCAAGGCACCGTGGCTACGGCGTGAACGCAGAGGTATTCGTGGAAATGAGCAACGCCTTCATGCGGGTATTCTCGAAATTTGTCGGCACAGACGTCTTTCAGGCGGCCGAAGAGGAGTGGCGAAAGTTCTGGAAGTACGTTCTAGATCTGCTCGTGCACGGAAGCGAGAGCCCGGAGGGGGAGCGGTATGGAAAGGTGTACGAAGAGAAGATGCTCAAAAAGATACAGTCCGATTTCAAGCTCATCATGGAGCGGCAAAACAGATGCGACCTGCGGGGCCAATTTGTGAGCGTGATGTACAGTAAAGCCATCGAGATGCACGAGGAGTTGTCAAAGTTCGAAGCACTAAAGGATCTGCGTGCTAGTGCACGCGTCTTGCAGTCATACATCGACGTAATTAACAACATCCATGACAAGAAGCTTTTGGACGAGTACATGCGCGAGCTTGGCGGGCGCCACACAGCCTACAACGTGACGGTGGAGAACCTACACGCCTTTACCGAGCCGTTCCTCTTCACCTGCCGCCACTTTTTGGAGGATGAGTGGAATATCGCGGTTGAGTCGCGTTTTCTGTGGCTGTTTGAGTACATGATCGACGGCATTTCGGCCGGTATGGTGAGCGACATCAACAGCATCGTAAACTTGCGCGCTCCCAGCAACAGCGTTTCTTTTGGGCTGATTTTCACCGATATTGAGGCAAGTACAAGGCTGTGGAGCAAGGACTCGCAGTCGATGAGCCTTGCGGTGAAGAGCCATCACGCCATGATCCGGCGCCTTATCGCTGACTACGGCGCTTATGAGGTCAAGACGGTCGGCGACTCCTTCATCATCGCCACCAAGGATGTACTGGTGGCGGTGAAGCTGTCGCTGTCCATTCAGCTAGAGCTGATGCGGATGGCGCCGATTGCTCCAGGATTTGCGATGGTTGACAGTTCCGAGGGCCACGGTGATCCGCAGGCCTGGGATGACCgcacgctgcgcgtgcggatCGGCGTAGAGCACTGCACGGATGCCACGGCCACTTATGACACCATTCACCGGCGCTACGATTACTACGGGGCTAGCGTAAATCGCTGCGCCCGAATCGAGTCTGCAGCGTGTGGAGGGCAGATATTACTCTCTCGTGAGAGTTTTGAGCATCTCAAGTCCATCCCCGAGTTCCATGACGAGCCTTGCCCCTACCTCTTCCGCAGCGTTGAGATCGCCACTCCACCCCCAAAGGAGGATAGCCGTGGTTTGGACCACTTCGTGGTAGTGAGCGATGTCGGCCTGGCGTCCTTCAAAGGCATAGCTGAGCCAGTGCACCTTGTCTCGTTGGTGCCGCGCTGTCTCGCTGGGCGGCAGTTTACGGAAAAGTTTACCAAGGTAGCGGAATAA
- a CDS encoding proteasome beta 3 subunit, putative encodes MSIMSYSGGSVMAMAGKECFVIISDKRLGEQLKTISTEVPKLHVVNDSIVYGLTGLRTDQQTFANKVQFRTDMYKLREERDITGKAFAAMITSMLYEARFGPWFVEPVIGSIDKSTGEVYLCATDLIGAPCEPQDYVCAGTAAESLHGMCEALWRPGMSPEEVFEIAAQAMLSACDRDSLSGYGAVAMIVTKDKITTRLIKGRKD; translated from the coding sequence ATGTCTATTATGTCGTACAGCGGTGGCTCGGTGATGGCCATGGCGGGAAAGGAGTGCTTCGTCATCATCTCCGATAAGCGCCTCGGCGAGCAGCTGAAGACTATCTCGACGGAGGTGCCCAAGCTGCATGTTGTTAACGACAGCATTGTGTACGGCCTCACCGGTCTGCGCACGGACCAGCAAACTTTTGCGAACAAAGTTCAGTTTCGCACCGACATGTacaagctgcgcgaggagcgcgacATCACTGGCAAGGCGTTCGCAGCGATGATCACGTCCATGCTGTACGAGGCGCGTTTCGGACCATGGTTCGTCGAGCCGGTGATCGGAAGCATAGATAAGTCAACGGGCGAGGTGTACCTGTGCGCCACCGACCTCATCGGCGCCCCGTGCGAGCCACAGGACTATGTttgcgccggcaccgctgctgagAGCTTGCACGGCATGTGCGAGGCTCTCTGGCGCCCGGGCATGTCTCCGGAGGAGGTTTTCGAGATCGCTGCGCAGGCGATGCTATCTGCGTGTGATCGCGACAGTCTCTCCGGCTACGGTGCAGTGGCTATGATTGTGACGAAAGACAAAATCACGACGCGCCTCATCAAGGGCCGAAAAGACTAG
- a CDS encoding DNA-direcetd RNA polymerase II, subunit 9, putative, whose translation MEAEEITQVSIGNATTAPMLFCSRCNNLLYPECDDDNYSMTWRCNYCKTTEQHDDCKLVHVMNLKMKADAIGGMDLIAEFANDPTAQRDPEKPCPKCGKKGVACFVNPLGQPQEDMTLYFACSDTVCRHVWKGAAAEDQN comes from the coding sequence atggaggcggaggagatcACGCAGGTGAGCATTGGCAatgccaccaccgcaccgATGCTTTTCTGCTCACGCTGCAACAACCTCCTTTACCCCGAGTGTGATGATGACAACTACAGCATGACGTGGCGCTGCAACTACTGCAAAACGACTGAGCAGCACGATGACTGCAAGCTCGTCCACGTTATGAACCTGAAGATGAAAGCGGACGCGATCGGTGGCATGGATCTCATTGCCGAGTTCGCCAACGACCCGACCGCGCAGCGTGATCCTGAGAAGCCTTGCCCCAAGTGCGGCAAGAAGGGCGTTGCTTGCTTCGTGAACCCGCTCGGCCAACCGCAGGAGGACATGACACTTTACTTTGCTTGCTCTGATACGGTGTGTCGCCACGTTTGGAagggtgctgccgccgaggacCAGAACTAG
- a CDS encoding pantothenate kinase subunit, putative, translated as MSASDIGCASARVLSYNFNILPRGSGGYQHERIETFLASVDAYDVVLLQEVYATSYFPYVMQKQLCYQKMLLDGLKAKGFHHYVISRQPSYLTMLRYNVCSDNGLIIASRFPVWHRGSYTFRNHERGEATVSKGCLFAEVEVPAAQGKGSQRIVFFNVHLRPEDNLPSESSQMQQVHRFVEAALAQVREQRTDGDGPAALQQKGAEVPFIIAGDFNIHGIDPLNGHPSKRFQEMLNQFQDIGSVRDVIYEETGQNPPTRPPILFFPELSKLERYESTPQRQDYFLATTCIQVEKPRLEKYVVSSRRPYTYLSDHFGITCRVTLALNPSVSFEGRSLLRLNFSSLVEAANHEHSNPSSDARLEAVLIAAFVWWLFSFSFMSLVLCAAFAWLVRWAQNYSASPVLSEPPLLTMEALKEKGEMCFANSSLNPLAGVRTLGEMWERSVTRFRTFKCLGATSEVGESEWMTYGTVDVRARELGAGLLEMGFRAGDLIGVACEPCRNIVILEVACALYGFTTVPLAGKRSTMSALLDRHKIRVAVADRSSVAMLLTCRSTKLEAVMYTSAFADEDDHATAKDLNIRLIPFEFVEQKGRLCPVAPAKEHVTTDSVFTYTLDNTNSLASDDGSALLPVRHSSVLYDLSLLLMTGVLPSSFKGESMVWFSPMALLFHRVCVLGMLSQGNAIATVDAAHLQEAFVKFQPTLLVTAPTLFSTSRLQLSRAQHRHSAVYNWFFNRTFQLRSRLIHIKRQDSSLLRFMFFRAFQEQLGGRVRKIILSVSQESTAFSLLEHVSVCYVPLVCEVSYLNCFGVCAIDGTTAPSLQVDLEPISDLSDGVGIGQLVITKKGEPRRRLEIAAQWKRDGTVKFLGEPLGILWPVAYQYVIAAELERIFSVSRYINAIFVYCDPLKPIIAVVYPNRDTIEFEWRQSHCCDGPARQLGWTDLVAYATSIITADLACIAREEQLHPSQVPEFVHLHPHAFSDHSTFLTPFGKIRRDAVHKYFSSVFERLYSGVATSPLAALTADLQEDVSDVESSGTKLGSICDFDLRVPVTIDIGGTFAKIAFIMPPTGGAFPTFPSIIHEASSLSEKLGLRTFYFFADEEAAESELRTRSHSRVGTLRFLKIPSQQVPRFADYLAGSHAINNFKPQYTTKVRATGGGAFKYASVARNVLGIEFDVVKEMDAVVKGLNLVLRVAPESVFTVDPSTGVHHPHQLVSNGDGFSPFPYLLINIGSGISFIKCTGADGSHVRVGGSPIGGATFWGLIRTMTNLTSWEEVMEIMRLDGPGDNKNVDLLVGDIYGYNAKDLPAMLSSETVASTFGKLGTERFYDMRRSVCTAHFADDDAAGEILSPKELKTPSVISELPVRNGTKAASAIDIVRSLLNMISSNVTQLAYLHARLHGVPNIFFAGGFVRDNAMIWSLISTTMKYWSSGGCHAHFLEHDGYLGALGCAILDPQGDAAKEEQ; from the coding sequence ATGTCAGCGAGCGACATTGGCTGTGCCTCGGCTCGGGTACTCAGCTACAACTTCAACATCCTTCCTCGAGGGAGCGGCGGATATCAACATGAGCGCATCGAAACCTTTCTTGCTAGCGTCGACGCGTACGACGTGGTGCTACTGCAGGAGGTTTACGCGACGAGTTACTTCCCGTACGTAATGCAGAAGCAGCTGTGCTATCAGAAGATGCTTCTGGACGGACTCAAGGCAAAGGGGTTTCACCACTACGTGATATCGCGACAGCCATCCTACCTGACAATGCTGCGGTACAACGTCTGCTCCGACAACGGCCTCATAATCGCCTCGCGGTTTCCGGTGTGGCACCGCGGCTCCTATACATTTCGCAACCACGAGCGCGGCGAGGCAACTGTCAGTAAAGGGTGTTTGTTTGCCGAAGTCGAGGTGCCCGCTGCTCAGGGTAAAGGCAGCCAGCGTATTGTCTTCTTCAATGTGCATCTGCGCCCAGAGGACAACCTGCCGTCCGAATCGTCGCAGATGCAGCAGGTTCACCGCTTTGTGGAGGCGGCCCTTGCCCAGGTGCGGGAGCAGCGCACGGACGGCGATGgaccggcggcgctgcagcagaaggGGGCCGAGGTGCCGTTCATCATCGCCGGTGACTTCAATATCCACGGCATAGACCCGTTGAACGGGCATCCTTCAAAGAGGTTCCAGGAGATGCTGAACCAGTTTCAGGACATTGGGTCTGTGCGAGATGTCATTTACGAGGAGACAGGACAGAACCCACCAACTCGCCCGCCCATTCTTTTCTTTCCAGAGTTGTCAAAGCTGGAGCGCTACGAAtcgacgccgcagcggcaggactACTTCCTGGCGACGACGTGCATCCAGGTGGAGAAGCCGCGCCTGGAGAAGTACGTGGTGagcagccgccgcccgtACACGTACTTATCGGACCACTTTGGCATTACGTGCCGTGTGACGTTGGCTCTGAACCCGAGCGTCAGCTTCGAAGGGCGCTCGCTCCTGCGTCTCAActtttcctctctcgtcGAGGCAGCCAACCACGAGCACTCAAATCCGTCGTCGGATGCGCGGCTTGAGGCGGTCCTCATCGCTGCGTTTGTGTGGTGGCTCTTCTCCTTCAGTTTCATGTCTCTGGTGCTGTGCGCTGCGTTCGCTTGGTTAGTTCGGTGGGCCCAGAACTACAGCGCCTCACCGGTGCTGAGTGAGCCGCCTCTGCTGACGATGGAGGCGCtcaaagagaagggggaaaTGTGCTTTGCCAACAGCTCGCTCAACCCTCTCGCGGGAGTGCGGACGCTCGGGGAAATGTGGGAGCGCAGTGTAACCCGCTTCCGAACGTTTAAGTGCCTCGGCGCCACCAGTGAGGTCGGAGAGTCGGAGTGGATGACGTACGGCACGGTAGACGTCCGTGCGCGGGAGCTCGGTGCTGGCCTCTTGGAAATGGGTTTTCGCGCTGGCGATCTGATCGGCGTGGCGTGCGAGCCATGCCGCAACATCGTTATTCTCGAAGTGGCGTGCGCTTTGTACGGCTTCACTacggtgccgctggcgggTAAGCGCAGCACGATGAGTGCTCTGCTGGACCGCCACAAGATTcgtgtcgccgtcgcggacCGCAGCTCTGTGGCGATGCTTCTCACGTGCCGCTCCACCAAACTCGAGGCCGTCATGTACACCAGTGCCTTCGCCGATGAGGACGACCATGCGACGGCGAAGGATCTCAACATCCGGCTCATCCCTTTTGAGTTTGTTGAGCAAAAGGGGCGACTGTGCCCGGTCGCACCAGCGAAGGAGCACGTGACGACGGACTCCGTGTTCACGTACACATTGGACAACACGAACAGTTTGGCGAGTGATGACGGgagtgcgctgctgccggtgcgtcACTCTAGCGTCCTGTACGATCTGAGCTTGTTGCTGATGACGGGCGTGCTTCCCTCGTCGTTTAAGGGGGAGTCGATGGTGTGGTTCAGTCCCATGGCGCTGCTCTTTcatcgcgtgtgcgtgcttgggATGCTGAGTCAGGGCAACGCCATTGCTACCGTGGACGCCGCCCACCTGCAAGAAGCCTTCGTGAAGTTTCAACCTACTCTCTTGGTCACCGCCCCGACTCTCTTCAGCACGAGCCGCTTGCAGCTTagccgcgcgcagcaccggcacagcGCTGTGTACAACTGGTTCTTCAACCGTACCTTTCAGCTGCGCTCGCGTCTCATCCACATTAAGCGGCAGGACAGTTCCCTTCTCCGCTTCATGTTTTTCCGCGCCTTCCAGGAGCAGCTAGGCGGGCGCGTGCGCAAGATAATTTTGAGCGTCTCGCAGGAGAGCACCGCGTTCAGTCTACTGGAGCACGTCAGTGTGTGCTATGTGCCGCTGGTGTGTGAGGTGAGCTACCTAAACTGCTTCGGCGTGTGTGCAATCGATGGCACGACAGCGCCCTCGTTGCAGGTCGACTTGGAGCCGATCAGTGACCTCTCGGATGGCGTCGGTATCGGGCAACTGGTCATCACGAAGAAGGGCGAGCCGCGCAGGCGTCTCGAGATTGCGGCGCAGTGGAAGCGCGATGGCACGGTTAAGTTTCTGGGGGAACCGCTGGGGATCCTCTGGCCAGTTGCCTATCAGTATGTGATTgcagcggagctggagcgcatTTTTTCCGTCTCACGGTACATCAACGCCATCTTTGTCTATTGTGACCCTCTGAAGCCGATCATCGCTGTTGTGTACCCGAACCGCGACACGATCGAATTTGAGTGGCGCCAGTCCCACTGCTGCGACGGCCCCGCACGGCAGCTCGGCTGGACGGACCTGGTTGCGTACGCCACGTCAATAATCACGGCCGACCTTGCTTGTATCGCTcgagaggagcagctgcacccgTCACAGGTTCCCGAGTTTGTGCACCTCCATCCGCACGCGTTCAGCGACCACAGCACCTTTCTCACCCCTTTCGGCAAGATTCGTCGAGACGCCGTGCACAAGTACTTCAGCTCTGTGTTTGAAAGGCTCTACAGCGGTGTGGCCACCTCGCCGCTTGCCGCGCTCACCGCGGACTTGCAGGAGGATGTGAGTGACGTTGAGAGCAGTGGCACGAAGCTGGGCTCGATTTGCGATTTTGATCTGCGAGTGCCGGTCACCATCGACATTGGCGGCACATTTGCGAAGATCGCGTTTATCATGCCGCCTACGGGAGGCGCGTTTCCGACGTTCCCATCCATCATTCACGaggcgtcgtcgctgtcggagAAGTTGGGGCTGCGTACTTTTTATTTCTTTGCGGATGAGGAAGCAGCCGAGAGCGAGTTGCGCACACGGTCCCACTCGCGCGTCGGCACGCTTCGTTTCTTGAAGATCCCCTCCCAGCAGGTCCCGCGGTTTGCTGATTACCTTGCTGGCTCCCACGCCATCAACAACTTCAAGCCACAGTACACCACGAAGGtgcgcgccaccggcggcggcgcgttcAAGTATGCTTCGGTGGCACGAAACGTCCTGGGCATTGAGTTCGATGTGGTGAAGGAGATGGACGCTGTGGTGAAGGGTCTCAACCTGGTTCTCCGCGTCGCGCCGGAGTCCGTCTTCACGGTGGATCCGAGCACCGGCGTCCACCACCCGCATCAGCTTGTGAGCAACGGGGATGGCTTCTCGCCGTTTCCGTATCTGCTGATCAACATAGGGTCTGGCATCTCTTTCATCAAgtgcaccggcgccgacggctcgcatgtgcgtgtgggcggcTCACCCATTGGTGGTGCTACGTTCTGGGGCCTCATTCGCACGATGACGAATCTCACGTCGTGGGAGGAGGTGATGGAGATTATGCGGCTGGACGGTCCGGGCGACAACAAGAACGTCGACTTGCTTGTCGGTGACATCTACGGCTACAACGCAAAGGACTTGCCCGCCATGCTGTCTAGTGAGACGGTGGCGAGCACCTTCGGCAAGCTGGGGACGGAGCGGTTTTATGACATGAGGCGTAGCGTCTGCACCGCCCACTTtgcagacgacgacgcagcaggcGAGATTCTGTCGCCGAAAGAGTTGAAGACGCCATCTGTGATCTCCGAGCTACCTGTCCGCAACGGAACCAAGGCGGCATCAGCCATCGATATTGTGCGTTCGCTCTTGAACATGATTTCAAGTAACGTCACACAGTTGGCATACCTGCATGCCCGTCTGCACGGGGTGCCGAACATCTTCTTCGCGGGCGGCTTTGTGCGGGACAATGCGATGATCTGGAGTCTGATAAGCACCACAATGAAGTACTGGTCTTCTGGAGGGTGCCATGCTCACTTTCTCGAGCATGACGGCTACCTCGGAGCACTCGGGTGCGCCATTCTCGATCCTCAGGGGGATGCGGCAAAGGAGGAGCAATAG
- a CDS encoding RNA binding protein, putative has product MPGGLTRKERRRWETSRRLELQMSRLNSNATAAKEMVEEAAAQRRGTASDAVDGDAVAVPEPKLRHDPKFKHGTFWRDRKEKRARTLFLGGIPSSFSVKQVKDFISTVVDLDPDATEYADQVGQNTEVVEEVDMLPVKHHSRVKHMYVTMASVPLAGCAAAMLNGYKVEGRELRCNFAADKAQREEAIRRRNAAQR; this is encoded by the coding sequence ATGCCGGGGGGTCTCACGCGCAAggagcgccggcgctggGAGACGAGCCGGCGGCTGGAGCTTCAGATGTCGCGACTGAACTCAAATGCTACGGCTGCGAAGGAGATGGTCGAAGAGGCGgctgctcagcgccgcggcacggCAAGTGATGCTGTCGATGGTGACGCGGTCGCCGTGCCAGAGCCGAAACTGCGGCACGACCCCAAGTTTAAGCACGGCACGTTTTGGCGAGATCGGAAGGAGAAAAGGGCGCGCACGCTCTTCCTAGGCGGCATTCCCTCCTCGTTCTCAGTGAAGCAGGTGAAGGATTTCATTAGCACCGTGGTCGACCTTGATCCTGATGCCACTGAATATGCGGATCAGGTTGGCCAGAACAcagaggtggtggaggaggtggataTGCTACCCGTAAAACACCATAGCAGGGTCAAGCACATGTACGTGACCATGGCATCCGTCCCACTTgccggctgcgccgcagcgatgctGAACGGATACAAGGTGGAGGGAAGGGAGCTACGGTGTAACTTTGCAGCGGATAAGGCGCAGAGGGAAGAGGCGATCCGGCGACGAAATGCCGCGCAGCGGTGA
- a CDS encoding phopshatase, putative: protein MSNCPPASGFCDFGEWKSEEDDSEDSCSSDFSSSSSAPYVVCAQSISFATGALGKAQRKLSALPLSDTEEELRAEIEQSRLSLECNLSALRLSAVPSDVPLQILRKISLSENKLVSLPDGLFLNGSFGALVELVLNTNLLTSLPLSLFYLPHLQVLSVNNNSLTSLPFENVIGAERDAAGDPFLPSVRRIGMESNQLQLLPLSLLEWCPSLEELFLAMNEAMLDEPVSYDRLQRIRRLSTKRVVLRVDNRPRFVRQIEAQCWARTLPWLQVELNKIYPDKVLDYLFLGSLRTAQTVTVYHDLDICYVLTVGRDLEAVIEPWMQQLVLPVNDFPEQSMVPVFDDAFRFIDEARSHKKGVLIHCFAGLSRSVTIAVAYLMHLKGITRDDALALVRLARPAAQPNDGFLRELGAYEEMLRSRCVSRE, encoded by the coding sequence ATGAGCAACTGTCCTCCCGCCTCAGGCTTCTGCGACTTTGGTGAGTGGAAGTCGGAAGAGGACGACTCAGAGGACTCATGCTCTTCCGACTTCTCTTCGTCGTCCAGCGCGCCCTACGTCGTCTGTGCGCAGTCCATCTCCTTTGCCACCGGGGCACTCGGCAAAGCGCAGCGCAAGCTCAGCGCCCTGCCGCTTTCGGacacagaggaggagctgcgcgctgAAATCGAGCAAAGCAGGCTGTCGCTGGAATGTAATCTGTCGGCACTGAGGCTGTCAGCAGTGCCATCTGATGTTCCACTCCAAATTTTGCGTAAGATTTCTCTGTCGGAGAACAAACTAGTTTCGTTGCCGGATGGGCTGTTCTTAAACGGATCCTTCGGTGCGCTGGTTGAGTTGGTCCTGAATACCAATCTGCTCACGTCccttccgctctctctcttttacCTCCCACATCTTCAGGTGCTTTCAGTGAACAACAACTCGCTGACGTCGCTGCCATTTGAGAATGTGATAGGGGCAgagcgcgacgcggcgggcGATCCGTTTCTGCCCTCGGTGCGGCGTATCGGAATGGAGTCGAATCAactgcagctcctgccgTTGTCTTTGCTGGAGTGGTGCCCCTCTTTGGAGGAGTTGTTCTTGGCCATGAACGAGGCAATGCTCGATGAGCCCGTGTCGTATGACCGTCTTCAGAGGATACGCCGTCTTTCCACCAAGCGTGTCGTGCTCAGAGTTGATAATCGCCCTCGTTTTGTGAGGCAGATTGAGGCGCAGTGCTGGGCCCGGACTCTGCCATGGCTGCAAGTCGAGCTGAACAAGATCTACCCTGACAAGGTGCTGGATTATCTCTTCCTAGGATCCCTGCGCACCGCGCAAACGGTGACTGTGTACCACGATCTAGACATCTGCTATGTTCTCACTGTGGGGCGCGACTTGGAGGCGGTAATTGAACCGTGGATGCAGCAGCTTGTTCTTCCTGTGAACGACTTTCCGGAGCAGAGCATGGTGCCCGTCTTCGATGACGCCTTCAGGTTCATCGATGAGGCAAGATCGCACAAAAAGGGCGTCCTCATCCACTGCTTTGCCGGTCTTTCCAGGTCCGTGACGATTGCGGTGGCCTATCTGATGCATCTCAAGGGTATCACACGCGATGATGCCCTTGCCTTGGTACGCCTTGCGAGGCCAGCGGCACAGCCAAATGATGGTTTTCTCCGTGAGCTGGGCGCCTACGAGGAGATGCTGCGCAGTCGTTGCGTTAGTCGCGAGTaa